The following are encoded together in the Eriocheir sinensis breed Jianghai 21 chromosome 28, ASM2467909v1, whole genome shotgun sequence genome:
- the LOC127004509 gene encoding LOW QUALITY PROTEIN: glucose-6-phosphate exchanger SLC37A2-like (The sequence of the model RefSeq protein was modified relative to this genomic sequence to represent the inferred CDS: deleted 2 bases in 1 codon), which translates to MARLPLSVQAIESSYCVRTTPRKKQTAYSTWIWVLTFITYCAYHMSRKPISVVKSVLNQNCSDMTPPDNTTNNTHWCDWAPFDGDNSASLLSTVDSSFLFAYAVSMFLSGMVAERIDLRIFLSAGMVLSGAFCAMFGLGYTFKIHYLWFYILAQVLSGLVQSTGWPGVVTCMANWFGKGKRGLIMGIWNSHTSLGNILGTVIAASFVTENWALSFIIPGLIIAALGVLVFFFMVPDPSLVSLPNPNNKEEGVSPPQTRRQRLPNFADTSDEEAASLLDHESPVNYDDKTKEAQRRLRCTPGMTRLLDSSKLLPFREVEFSLCLFFAKLVSYTFLYWLPYYINSKEDSGGVEESANLSTFFDVGGIIGGILAGVVSDYSGMSASTCSVMLIVAIPMMFVYQTFGSVSNGMNIFLLILVGILVNGPYALITTAVSADLGTHKSLKGNAKALATVTAIIDGTGSIGAAVGPQLAGPISNYGWSYVFLMLMVSDLLALLLLTRLVMREVRGWYSKRRQQPHTPL; encoded by the exons ATGGCCAGACTACCGTTGAGTGTCCAGGCCATTGAGTCGAGCTACTGTGTGAGGACCACGCCGAGGAAGAAGCAGACAGC GTACTCAACATGGATCTGGGTGCTGACATTCATCACATATTGTGCTTATCACATGTCCCGCAAGCCCATCTCTGTGGTGAAAAGTGTCCTCAACCAGAACTGCTCTGATATGACCCCTCCTGACAACACTACTAATAATACTCACTGGTGTGACTGGGCACCTTTCG ACGGTGACAATTCAGCTTCTCTTCTCAGCACGGtggattcttccttcctttttgcatATGCTGTTAGCATGTTCCTCAG TGGGATGGTGGCAGAGAGAATAGACCTTCGAATATTCCTCTCCGCTGGCATGGTGCTCTCAGGGGCCTTTTGTGCCATGTTTGGGCTTGGCTACACCTTCAAAATCCACTACCTCTGGTTCTACATCCTTGCACAG GTTTTGAGTGGTCTGGTGCAGTCAACAGGCTGGCCAGGAGTTGTTACTTGCATGGCAAACTGGTTTGGCAAAGGAAAGAGAG GTTTGATCATGGGCATCTGGAACTCTCACACATCCCTAGGGAACATCTTGGGCACAGTCATTGCAGCATCCTTTGTCACAGAGAACTGGGCCTTATCCTTCATCATCCCTGGTCTCATCATTGCTGCATTAGGGGTTCTAGTGTTCTTCTTCATGGTGCCGGACCCCTCATTGGTTTCTCTCCCCAACCCCAATAACAAGGAAGAG GGTGTTTCTCCTCCCCAAACAAGAAGACAGAGGCTGCCTAATTTTGCTGACACCAGTGATGAAGAAGCTGCTTCTCTGTTAGACCAC GAATCCCCAGTGAACTATGATGACAAGACAAAGGAGGCACAACGGAGGTTGAGATGCACCCCAGGGATGACAAGGTTGTTGGACTCAAGCAAGCTCTTGCCATTCC GGGAG GTTGAATTTTCCCTCTGCTTATTCTTTGCCAAGCTTGTATCATACACATTCCTCTACTGGCTGCCCTACTATATTAACAGCAAAG AGGATTCTGGTGGTGTTGAAGAGAGTGCCAACCTGTCCACCTTCTTTGATGTAGGTGGCATCATTGGGGGCATCCTGGCTGGTGTGGTCAGCGACTACTCAGGCATGTCAGCATCCACTTGTTCTGTGATGCTGATTGTTGCCATACCTATG ATGTTTGTTTATCAGACATTTGGTTCTGTGTCTAATGGGATGAACATCTTCCTCCTGATTTTGGTGGGTATTTTGGTAAATGGACCATATGCCCTCATCACCACTGCTGTGTCTGCTGACCTGGGCACTCACAAGTCCCTCAAAGGAAATGCCAAGGCTCTGGCCACAGTTACAGCCATTATTGATGGCACAGGCTCCATAG GTGCTGCTGTGGGCCCTCAGTTAGCTGGCCCAATCTCCAATTATGGCTGGTCTTATGTGTTTCTCATGCTGATGGTGTCTGACCTCCTGGCTCTGCTG ctgCTGACCCGACTAGTGATGCGAGAAGTAAGAGGGTGGTACAGCAAAAGAAGGCAGCAGCCCCACACCCCTCTCTGA
- the LOC127004510 gene encoding bis(5'-adenosyl)-triphosphatase enpp4-like isoform X2, producing the protein MAIVEMWSTLATVLVTQLAMRVQCGGAGPRVLVVALDGFPKEQLARHTWDHLTWVYAHGSHPRRFINQFPTKSFPNHFSVATGLFEESHGVVGNKVFDPSLNRTLTIKDPELFTQNPGVMPLWTLNELHGGHSGCIMWPGCAVPFHGRNVTFSEPYRDNATFDEEVDLAVKWLTHPMKPANLIFFYHDQPDMAGHVYGPNSSYYDEELKKIDAGLGYLFHMLDLRGLKKEVDVVILSDHGMAQISSITGIIDLDTILDPGLYTFTGSSPVLNIWPIKEKVVYVYAKLQDGSKAYPYKVYMKEDSQMKAWHYMNNPRISSITLVANDGYVFQDVKGFIKGHKDKGYPGLTEMFGDHGYEVDNPSMEPIFVAVGPSFRQKFTAEEFSNLDVYPLLCLMLGLPPGPNNGSLDNIYPILAQPITTRLIQPLLVALGTLVLCLLLSHSK; encoded by the exons ATGGCTATTGTGGAGATGTGGAGCACCCTGGCGACTGTCCTGGTGACGCAGCTGGCCATGCGTGTTCAGTGTGGGGGCGCCGGGCCGCGGGTCCTGGTGGTGGCCCTGGACGGCTTCCCCAAGGAGCAGCTGGCCCGGCACACCTGGGACCACCTCACATGGGTGTATGCTCATGGCAGCCACCCACGCAGGTTCAT AAATCAGTTTCCAACCAAGAGTTTCCCCAACCACTTCAGTGTAGCCACAGGGCTGTTTGAAGAGTCACATGGTGTGGTAGGCAACAAAGTATTTGACCCAAGTCTCAATCGCACCCTCACCATCAAGGATCCTGAGCTCTTTACACAGAACCCAGGTGTCATGCCTCTCTGG ACTTTGAATGAGCTTCATGGAGGCCACAGTGGCTGCATCATGTGGCCAGGCTGTGCTGTCCCTTTCCATGGGAGGAATGTGACCTTCAGTGAACCATACCGTGACAATGCTACATTTGATGAAGAGGTTGATCTGGCAGTGAAGTGGCTAACACATCCCATGAAGCCTGCCAACCTCATTTTTTTCTACCATGACCAGCCAGACATGGCTGGGCATGTGTATGGCCCAAACTCTTCATACTATGATGAGGAACTCAAGAAG ATTGATGCAGGTTTGGGTTACCTCTTCCACATGCTGGATCTGCGAGGACTTAAAAAGGAGGTGGATGTGGTGATCCTAAGTGATCATGGAATGGCTCAAATTTCCTCCATCACTGGCATCATCGACTTGGACACCATTCTTGACCCGGGGCTCTATACCTTCACAGGCTCCTCTCCTGTTCTCAATATTTGGCCCATTAAAG AGAAGGTTGTATATGTGTATGCCAAGCTGCAGGATGGGAGTAAAGCTTACCCTTACAAAGTCTACATGAAGGAGGACAGTCAAATGAAAGCATGGCACTACATGAACAATCCACGCATCAGCAGCATCACCCTAGTAGCCAATGATGGCTATGTCTTCCAGGATGTCAAAGGATTCATCAAGGGCCACAAAGATAAAGGATATCCAGGCT TGACAGAGATGTTTGGTGACCATGGCTATGAAGTAGACAACCCAAGCATGGAGCCTATATTCGTGGCAGTTGGGCCTTCATTTCGTCAGAAATTCACAGCAGAGGAATTCAGTAACCTTGATGTTTACCCACTGCTGTGCCTAATGCTGGGGCTACCTCCGGGGCCCAACAATGGCTCACTTGACAATATCTACCCCATCCTGGCTCAGCCCATCACTACTCGTCTTATTCAGCCTCTCCTTGTCGCCCTGG GCACTCTGGTGTTGTGTCTTCTGCTATCTCACAGCAAGTGA
- the LOC127004510 gene encoding bis(5'-adenosyl)-triphosphatase enpp4-like isoform X3 — translation MAIVEMWSTLATVLVTQLAMRVQCGGAGPRVLVVALDGFPKEQLARHTWDHLTWVYAHGSHPRRFINQFPTKSFPNHFSVATGLFEESHGVVGNKVFDPSLNRTLTIKDPELFTQNPGVMPLWTLNELHGGHSGCIMWPGCAVPFHGRNVTFSEPYRDNATFDEEVDLAVKWLTHPMKPANLIFFYHDQPDMAGHVYGPNSSYYDEELKKIDAGLGYLFHMLDLRGLKKEVDVVILSDHGMAQISSITGIIDLDTILDPGLYTFTGSSPVLNIWPIKEKVVYVYAKLQDGSKAYPYKVYMKEDSQMKAWHYMNNPRISSITLVANDGYVFQDVKGFIKGHKDKGYPGLTEMFGDHGYEVDNPSMEPIFVAVGPSFRQKFTAEEFSNLDVYPLLCLMLGLPPGPNNGSLDNIYPILAQPITTRLIQPLLVALAWQT, via the exons ATGGCTATTGTGGAGATGTGGAGCACCCTGGCGACTGTCCTGGTGACGCAGCTGGCCATGCGTGTTCAGTGTGGGGGCGCCGGGCCGCGGGTCCTGGTGGTGGCCCTGGACGGCTTCCCCAAGGAGCAGCTGGCCCGGCACACCTGGGACCACCTCACATGGGTGTATGCTCATGGCAGCCACCCACGCAGGTTCAT AAATCAGTTTCCAACCAAGAGTTTCCCCAACCACTTCAGTGTAGCCACAGGGCTGTTTGAAGAGTCACATGGTGTGGTAGGCAACAAAGTATTTGACCCAAGTCTCAATCGCACCCTCACCATCAAGGATCCTGAGCTCTTTACACAGAACCCAGGTGTCATGCCTCTCTGG ACTTTGAATGAGCTTCATGGAGGCCACAGTGGCTGCATCATGTGGCCAGGCTGTGCTGTCCCTTTCCATGGGAGGAATGTGACCTTCAGTGAACCATACCGTGACAATGCTACATTTGATGAAGAGGTTGATCTGGCAGTGAAGTGGCTAACACATCCCATGAAGCCTGCCAACCTCATTTTTTTCTACCATGACCAGCCAGACATGGCTGGGCATGTGTATGGCCCAAACTCTTCATACTATGATGAGGAACTCAAGAAG ATTGATGCAGGTTTGGGTTACCTCTTCCACATGCTGGATCTGCGAGGACTTAAAAAGGAGGTGGATGTGGTGATCCTAAGTGATCATGGAATGGCTCAAATTTCCTCCATCACTGGCATCATCGACTTGGACACCATTCTTGACCCGGGGCTCTATACCTTCACAGGCTCCTCTCCTGTTCTCAATATTTGGCCCATTAAAG AGAAGGTTGTATATGTGTATGCCAAGCTGCAGGATGGGAGTAAAGCTTACCCTTACAAAGTCTACATGAAGGAGGACAGTCAAATGAAAGCATGGCACTACATGAACAATCCACGCATCAGCAGCATCACCCTAGTAGCCAATGATGGCTATGTCTTCCAGGATGTCAAAGGATTCATCAAGGGCCACAAAGATAAAGGATATCCAGGCT TGACAGAGATGTTTGGTGACCATGGCTATGAAGTAGACAACCCAAGCATGGAGCCTATATTCGTGGCAGTTGGGCCTTCATTTCGTCAGAAATTCACAGCAGAGGAATTCAGTAACCTTGATGTTTACCCACTGCTGTGCCTAATGCTGGGGCTACCTCCGGGGCCCAACAATGGCTCACTTGACAATATCTACCCCATCCTGGCTCAGCCCATCACTACTCGTCTTATTCAGCCTCTCCTTGTCGCCCTGG CCTGGCAGACCTAA